A genomic segment from Pseudomonas sp. M30-35 encodes:
- the rnc gene encoding ribonuclease III, giving the protein MNDSLARLERKLGYTFKDQDHMVLALTHRSFAGRNNERLEFLGDAILNFVAGEALFERFPQAREGQLSRLRARLVKGETLAILARGFDLGEYLRLGSGELKSGGFRRESILADALEALIGAIYLDSGMDAARERVLAWLTNELESLTLVDTNKDPKTRLQEFLQSRACELPRYDVVDIQGEPHCRTFIVECQVTLLNEKTLGQGASRRIAEQVAAGVALIALGVENGHD; this is encoded by the coding sequence GATTCGTTAGCCCGTTTAGAGCGTAAGCTCGGTTACACCTTTAAAGACCAGGACCACATGGTCCTGGCTCTCACTCATCGCAGCTTTGCTGGGCGCAATAATGAGCGCCTGGAATTTCTCGGTGACGCTATTCTTAATTTTGTCGCTGGGGAGGCACTCTTTGAGCGCTTTCCTCAAGCTCGCGAAGGCCAATTGTCGCGCTTGCGTGCTCGCTTGGTTAAGGGCGAGACACTGGCGATTCTGGCCCGCGGCTTTGATTTGGGTGAATACCTGCGCCTGGGCTCTGGCGAGTTGAAAAGTGGCGGTTTTCGCCGTGAGTCAATTCTGGCCGATGCGCTGGAAGCATTGATCGGCGCGATTTACTTGGACTCAGGTATGGACGCTGCGCGTGAGCGCGTGCTGGCCTGGCTGACCAATGAGCTGGAAAGCTTGACGCTGGTTGATACCAACAAAGATCCAAAAACGCGTTTGCAGGAGTTCCTGCAGTCGCGTGCCTGTGAGTTGCCACGTTACGACGTGGTTGATATTCAGGGTGAACCGCACTGTCGGACATTCATCGTTGAATGTCAGGTAACTTTATTGAATGAAAAAACCCTGGGGCAGGGCGCTAGTCGGCGCATTGCTGAACAGGTAGCCGCCGGGGTGGCTTTGATCGCCCTAGGTGTGGAGAACGGCCATGACTGA